Within Stella humosa, the genomic segment GGGCCGACATGAGCGCGCCCGCCGCCGGCCCGGATTCCAGCGCCCGCACTGGATAGCGCCGGGCGGTGTCGGTCGTCACCGTGCCGCCGCTCGACGTCATGATGTAGACCCGGCCCGCGAAGCCCTGGCCGGTCAGCCCGTCCTCCAGTCGCTTCAGGTAGCGGTCGAACATCGGCTGGGTGAAGGCGTTCACCGTCGTCGTCGTCCAGCGCTCGAACTCGCGCATGTTGGGGAAGACGTCGGCCGAGGTGGAGACGTAGAGGTCGGGAAATTCCTTGGCGACGAGCTTGGCGATCGCCTGCTCGTGCGCGGGGTTGGCATAGGAATGCAGCAGGCAGACGGCCAGCGCCTCGATCCCCTCGTCGGCCTTCAGTCGGGCGACGGCATCCCGTACGGATTGGCGGTCCAGCTTGGTCGCGACCTTGCCGTCGGCGCGGATGCGCTCGGTCACCTCGGCGCGCAGGCGGCGGGGCACGATCGGCGGCGGGAACTTCAGCCGCAGGTCGTAGAGGTCGTAGCGGCTCTCGTAGCCCATATCGAGGATGTCGCGGAACCCGGCCGTCACCAGCATACCCGTCACGGCACCCCGCCGCTCGATCACGGCGTTGGTCACCAGCGTCGTGCCGTGGACGATGTCGGCCACCTGGCCGATGGCGACGCCATTGTCGGCCAGCAGGCGGGCCACGCCTTCCAGCACGGCGGCCGACGGGTCGCGCGGGGTGGTGAGCTGCTTGTGGATCGCCATCCGCCCGCCCGCGGCGTCGAACAGGGCGAAGTCGGTGAAGGTGCCGCCGATATCGACGCCGATGCGATGCATGAGAAGCCGTCCCCGAAACGCCGATCCCGGCCGCCAGCGTAACGCGCATCCGGCGCCGGCGGCAATGCGGGCCAGACGTCAGAACGCCAGGCGGATGGCGAGCCCCGCCGCTGTCGCCACGGCCAGCGTGCGCACGACCCCCAGCCGCAGCCGGAAGAGGCAGATGGCGGCCAGGACGGCGATGGCCAGTGCCGCCGGGTCGAGCGTGGCCGGGACCGGCAGGTCGAGGCGCGCGGGGCCGAGTTCGAGCGGTCGTACCTCGGCGAAGAGGACCCGCAGCCCGAACCAGAGTGCCAGGTTGGCGATGACCCCGACGACGGCGGCGGTGACGGCCGCCAGTGCCCCCGTCAGGGCACGGTTGCCGTGCGCCCGCTCGACGGCCGGCGCGCCCAGGAAGATGAAGGCAAAGCAGGGCGCGAAGGTGACCCACAGGGTCAGGATGGCGGCAAGGACGCCACCGGCGATGCCCGCCGCCTGGTGGCCGGCGAGGAAGCCCACGAACTGCAGCACCAGGATCAGCGGCCCGGGCGTGGTCTCGGCCAGGCCCAGCCCGACCAGCATCTCGGGCGCGGTCAGCCAGCGGTAGTGCTCGACCGCCTCCTGGGCGACATAGGCCAGCACGGCATAGGCCCCGCCCACCGTCACGACGGCCATCTTGGAGAAGAACCACGCGACGTCGGCGAACACCCCGCCGCCCGCGGCGACCAGGAAGGCGGTCGGTGCCAGCCACAGGCCGATCGCGATCCAGCCCGCCCGCCGCGCATCGGTCGCCATCCGCGCCGGCCGCCCGGGGTCGGCCGCCAGCACGGCATCGAGCGCAGATGGCGACGCGTCGCTGCCGGCGGTGCCGTGGCCGGTGCGCACGAACGCGTCGGGCACGAGGAACCCCAGGATGGCGGCGGCCAGGACGACCGCCGGGAAGGGGATGTCGAGTGCGTAGAGGGCGACGAAGGCCGCCGCCGCCACGGCCCAGGCCGTGCGGCCCTTCAACGCCCGCCGGCCGATGCGCAGCAGCGCCTCCACCACCAGGACCAGGACCGCTGCCTTCAGGCCGAAGAAGAGGGCAGCCACCGCCGGCACCTCGCCCAGCGTCGCATGCAGGATCGACAGCCCCAGCATGACGGCTGCACCCGGCAGCACGAACAGCAGGCCGGCCGCCAGACCGCCGCGCACCCCGTGCATCAGCCAGCCGAGATAGGTCGCCAGTTGCTGCGCCTCCGGCCCCGGCAACAGGGTGCAGAAGTTGAGCGCGTGCAGGAAGCGCCGCTCCGATACCCAGCGATGCTCGTCGACGACGGCCCGGTGCAGCATGGCGATCTGGGCGGCCGGCCCGCCGAAGGACAGCAGGCCGATCCGCCACCAGACGGCGAGTGCCTGGCGGAAGCTGGGCAGGGGTGGTGCGCTCATCGTGGCTGTCCCGTCGTCGCGGCCGGTGCCGGCCAGTCATGGGTTTCGCCGGTGGCGTCGCGCGCCCAGCGATAGAAGGCGTCGTAGAGGCCCATCGATGCGTCGAGCTGGGCCAGGTCGTCGCGATACATGCGCGACAGGCCGAGCGAGGCGGCCAGCAGGCCGGCCGCCTGGGGTGCCTGGTCGAGCCGGTCGGTGTCGGCCGCGCAGATGATGGCCGCCAGCCGTGCCAGGGCGTCGGAGTGGAGGGTGAACTCCGCCAGCATCGTCTGGAAGGTGCAGTCGGGGCCACGATGGCTCCAGAACGCGCCCTCGATGTCGAAGGGAGTCGCCGCGAAGCGCTCGGCCACGGCCGCCACCTCGGACGCGGCGACGAAGAGGAACACCGCCTGGGGGTCGACGAAGCGGCGGATCAGCCAGGGGCAGGCGATGCGGTCGATCTTGGGCCGGGCCCGGGTGACCCATACCGTGCGGCCTTGGCGATCGGCGGCCGGCAGGCGGTCCGGCCGCACCAGCAGGCCGCCGGCCGCGACCCAGCCCTCGAAGCCGCCTTCCAGCGTCTCGGCGCGGGCGCCGGCATGGCGCAGCCAGGCGGCAGCACCCTGGCTCAGCTTCAGCCCGCGCTGGCAGACCACGGCCACCACCCGCCCGGCCAGGGCGCCGGACCATTCGTCGACCGTGCGGAAATCGCGACGGATGGCGGCCGGCAGCATGCGCGGGTCGCGGGCATGGTCCTCGTCGGTGCGCACGTCGACGATGACCGGCGCGTCGGGCGTGCCGACGAGGCGAGCGAGTTGGGTTGCGGAAATGAAGTCGGGACCGGCCATGATGCGTCCACCCCTGTATTCGGGAGTATCGGACGCGATGCTTCGGCCGAAGCCTCACGGGGCGATCGCGGATGGTCCCCTTGCCGGCAAGGTTGCTATGCCAGCCGGCGCCC encodes:
- the chrA gene encoding chromate efflux transporter; translated protein: MSAPPLPSFRQALAVWWRIGLLSFGGPAAQIAMLHRAVVDEHRWVSERRFLHALNFCTLLPGPEAQQLATYLGWLMHGVRGGLAAGLLFVLPGAAVMLGLSILHATLGEVPAVAALFFGLKAAVLVLVVEALLRIGRRALKGRTAWAVAAAAFVALYALDIPFPAVVLAAAILGFLVPDAFVRTGHGTAGSDASPSALDAVLAADPGRPARMATDARRAGWIAIGLWLAPTAFLVAAGGGVFADVAWFFSKMAVVTVGGAYAVLAYVAQEAVEHYRWLTAPEMLVGLGLAETTPGPLILVLQFVGFLAGHQAAGIAGGVLAAILTLWVTFAPCFAFIFLGAPAVERAHGNRALTGALAAVTAAVVGVIANLALWFGLRVLFAEVRPLELGPARLDLPVPATLDPAALAIAVLAAICLFRLRLGVVRTLAVATAAGLAIRLAF
- a CDS encoding chromate resistance protein ChrB domain-containing protein, yielding MAGPDFISATQLARLVGTPDAPVIVDVRTDEDHARDPRMLPAAIRRDFRTVDEWSGALAGRVVAVVCQRGLKLSQGAAAWLRHAGARAETLEGGFEGWVAAGGLLVRPDRLPAADRQGRTVWVTRARPKIDRIACPWLIRRFVDPQAVFLFVAASEVAAVAERFAATPFDIEGAFWSHRGPDCTFQTMLAEFTLHSDALARLAAIICAADTDRLDQAPQAAGLLAASLGLSRMYRDDLAQLDASMGLYDAFYRWARDATGETHDWPAPAATTGQPR